Proteins encoded by one window of Candidatus Bathyarchaeota archaeon:
- the mgtA gene encoding magnesium-translocating P-type ATPase, which translates to MAQLTNDDLSSSTESPETAMKPILSTEELVRLPVNELLSHLDTSQQGLTSQQASERLEAFGRNELGMEHKHSAIVEFFVHFKSPLVIILLIAGIISGFLGEWANTAIILTIILVSVVLDFYQERKAEKSAELLKQKVTSTATVLRDGVKQEIKLPEIVPGDVFYLSAGDISPADARVISAKDLFINQSALTGESFPVEKTATPVKEKSNIAEWSNYCFMGTSVVSGTATAVVTKTGSATEFGKIAKKLVEKPPETEFERGIRSFGFLILQVTFLLVIFVFMAIALRNPSSSGVVEALLFAVALAVGLTPELLPMIITINLSRGAMAMSKKGVIVKRLSAIENFGSMNVLCTDKTGTLTENRIKLILNVNIEGDEDEKVFRYSFLNSHFQTGLKSPLDEAILKHKEIDTTQYLKIDEVPFDFIRRRVSVVVEHKGQRFFIAKGAPEEILKVCTYYELDKTISDLTDEIKGKIDLKYRDFSAQGLRVLGVAYKRLKEEKAVYSINDESEMVFLGFVAFLDPPKETAKQSIQLLTKAGIELKILTGDNELVTKKVCEELGFEVKGIVLGTDIANKTNEALMATVEEANVFCRVNPAQKDRIISLLKKNGHVVGYMGDGINDAPSLKTSDVGISVDNAVDVARESADIILSQNDLTVLAQGVFEGRKTFGNTMKYIMISVSSNFGNMFSVAGAAMFLTFLPMLPVQILLNNLLYDFSQSSITTDKVDEEYVERPKRWDITFIRRFMLTLGPVSSLFDFLTFFVMLFFFAAEPALFQTAWFIESLVSQILVVFVIRTRRRPFWKSKPSKYLVITSIAIMTFALSVPFTPLGPVFGFVTPPPMFYVALTLILCAYLVVAEGVKGWFYKREAYRLEQALAPKKAFYITKTAKLTQIMVAAISLRTEEEFTITSLTDDINHTLTYAVNKNQIEKILQQLRKSGLLSVNRKEGTIKREGAFGAYVKSIIEGPNWSATIEDWRKVHNILLNKYGSVNSEYEEILQKQ; encoded by the coding sequence ATGGCGCAGTTAACCAACGATGATCTCTCTTCTTCAACAGAATCACCAGAGACAGCTATGAAGCCCATCTTGAGCACAGAAGAACTCGTCAGGTTACCAGTCAATGAACTCCTATCGCATCTGGATACCTCTCAACAGGGGTTGACTTCGCAGCAGGCCTCAGAACGGCTGGAAGCTTTTGGCCGAAACGAACTCGGCATGGAACATAAGCATTCAGCGATTGTAGAATTCTTTGTTCACTTCAAAAGCCCCCTAGTGATTATCCTATTAATCGCAGGCATTATCTCTGGTTTTTTGGGGGAATGGGCTAACACCGCAATCATCTTAACCATCATCTTGGTCAGTGTCGTATTGGATTTCTATCAGGAGAGAAAAGCTGAGAAATCCGCTGAACTGCTAAAGCAGAAAGTTACCTCAACCGCCACTGTGCTACGGGATGGGGTGAAACAAGAAATAAAACTGCCTGAAATCGTTCCAGGTGACGTTTTTTATCTCTCAGCAGGCGACATTAGCCCCGCCGACGCCCGCGTTATAAGCGCAAAAGACCTCTTCATCAATCAATCCGCATTAACAGGCGAATCATTTCCAGTCGAAAAAACAGCAACACCAGTGAAAGAGAAAAGCAACATAGCGGAATGGAGCAACTACTGCTTTATGGGAACCTCCGTTGTAAGCGGAACCGCAACAGCGGTGGTGACCAAAACTGGGAGCGCAACAGAATTCGGCAAAATCGCTAAAAAACTTGTCGAGAAGCCCCCGGAAACAGAGTTTGAGCGAGGAATCAGAAGCTTCGGTTTCCTCATACTACAAGTAACGTTTTTGCTTGTGATTTTTGTTTTCATGGCAATCGCCCTACGAAACCCCAGCAGCAGCGGCGTCGTGGAGGCCTTGCTTTTTGCTGTAGCTTTAGCGGTTGGTTTGACGCCTGAACTGTTGCCCATGATTATAACCATCAATTTGTCGCGGGGAGCCATGGCGATGTCTAAAAAAGGCGTCATCGTAAAACGGCTTTCGGCGATCGAGAACTTTGGCAGCATGAACGTGCTCTGTACCGACAAAACAGGCACCCTAACCGAGAACCGCATTAAACTCATCTTAAACGTAAACATAGAAGGCGACGAAGACGAGAAAGTCTTCCGTTACTCCTTCCTAAACAGCCACTTCCAAACAGGACTAAAAAGCCCCCTTGACGAAGCCATTTTAAAACACAAAGAAATCGACACCACCCAGTACCTAAAAATCGATGAAGTGCCCTTCGACTTCATCCGCCGCCGCGTCTCCGTCGTCGTCGAACACAAGGGACAACGGTTCTTCATAGCCAAAGGCGCCCCTGAAGAAATTCTTAAAGTCTGCACATACTACGAGTTGGACAAAACAATTTCTGACCTCACCGACGAAATCAAGGGAAAAATCGACCTTAAATACCGCGACTTTAGCGCTCAAGGCCTCCGTGTGCTTGGAGTGGCCTACAAGCGGCTCAAAGAGGAAAAAGCGGTTTACTCGATTAACGATGAAAGTGAAATGGTGTTCTTGGGGTTTGTGGCTTTCCTTGACCCACCTAAAGAAACAGCTAAACAATCAATCCAACTCTTAACCAAGGCAGGCATAGAACTTAAAATCCTCACAGGCGACAACGAGCTGGTCACAAAAAAAGTCTGTGAAGAATTGGGCTTTGAAGTCAAAGGAATAGTGCTGGGAACGGACATCGCAAACAAAACCAACGAAGCGCTCATGGCAACCGTTGAAGAAGCCAACGTCTTTTGCCGCGTAAACCCCGCCCAGAAAGACCGCATCATTTCTCTACTTAAAAAGAACGGACACGTCGTAGGCTACATGGGAGACGGCATAAACGATGCACCATCCCTTAAAACCAGCGACGTCGGAATCTCGGTTGATAACGCAGTAGATGTAGCTCGAGAATCCGCAGACATCATCCTCTCTCAAAACGACCTTACGGTTTTGGCGCAGGGTGTTTTTGAGGGGCGCAAAACATTCGGCAACACCATGAAGTACATCATGATCAGTGTTAGCTCCAACTTTGGGAACATGTTTAGTGTTGCTGGCGCCGCGATGTTTTTGACTTTTCTACCCATGCTTCCTGTGCAGATATTGCTAAACAACCTTCTCTACGACTTCTCCCAGTCATCCATAACGACTGATAAAGTGGATGAAGAATACGTGGAGCGCCCCAAACGTTGGGACATCACATTCATACGCCGTTTCATGCTAACTTTGGGTCCAGTGAGTTCACTATTCGACTTTCTGACGTTCTTTGTCATGCTGTTTTTCTTTGCAGCTGAACCAGCCCTATTCCAGACCGCGTGGTTCATTGAATCCTTAGTTTCGCAGATTCTAGTTGTCTTTGTCATAAGAACCAGACGTCGACCCTTCTGGAAGAGCAAACCAAGCAAGTACCTCGTCATAACCAGCATAGCCATAATGACATTTGCGCTATCAGTGCCGTTTACGCCTCTAGGCCCAGTGTTTGGTTTCGTGACACCGCCGCCGATGTTCTATGTGGCGTTAACCCTCATTCTATGCGCCTATTTAGTGGTCGCTGAAGGGGTAAAAGGCTGGTTCTATAAGCGCGAGGCTTACCGCCTTGAACAGGCTTTGGCACCTAAAAAAGCGTTTTACATCACAAAAACAGCCAAGTTGACGCAAATCATGGTTGCCGCTATAAGCCTCCGAACTGAAGAAGAATTCACAATCACTTCGTTAACTGATGACATAAACCACACCTTAACTTACGCCGTGAACAAAAATCAAATCGAAAAAATCCTCCAACAACTCAGAAAATCTGGCTTACTGAGCGTCAACCGCAAAGAAGGAACAATAAAACGTGAAGGCGCCTTTGGGGCTTACGTTAAAAGCATCATTGAAGGACCAAACTGGTCTGCCACAATCGAAGATTGGCGAAAAGTACACAACATTTTACTAAACAAGTATGGTTCCGTTAACTCTGAATACGAAGAAATACTCCAAAAACAGTAA
- a CDS encoding ABC transporter permease, producing MNIHKAWLVFKKDWLEIKRNWQVLLPIIILPLIFAVVFPGIIRVISQTPAQNMDPQDFQSLIVNLPADVQAQIAQMTPNQILFYIMVLYFFAPFFLIIPVMASSVMGSDSFAGERERKTIEALLATPISDSELLLGKILVSFIPAMIVTWVSFAVYATIADIVGFTMFNGTLLLPNVIWLILIFGVAPTLALCSIGLTVIISARVKGFKEAQQISVVLLLPVLGLVFAQISGLLILGPAVLALLIAIFAVIDVAVFYVGTKLFHREEILSKPA from the coding sequence ATGAACATCCATAAAGCGTGGTTGGTATTCAAAAAAGACTGGTTGGAAATCAAACGCAACTGGCAAGTTCTGCTACCCATAATCATTTTGCCGCTGATTTTTGCAGTGGTGTTTCCGGGGATTATCAGGGTTATCTCGCAGACTCCAGCCCAAAACATGGATCCCCAAGATTTTCAATCGTTAATTGTCAATTTACCCGCAGACGTTCAAGCGCAAATCGCCCAGATGACACCAAACCAAATCCTATTCTACATTATGGTGCTCTACTTCTTCGCGCCGTTCTTCCTCATAATACCCGTCATGGCGTCAAGCGTTATGGGTTCAGATAGCTTTGCAGGTGAGCGGGAACGAAAAACCATCGAGGCGCTTTTAGCTACGCCCATCTCTGACAGCGAACTCTTGCTTGGAAAAATACTGGTAAGCTTCATTCCAGCCATGATTGTCACCTGGGTATCCTTCGCAGTTTACGCAACAATCGCTGACATCGTAGGCTTTACAATGTTCAACGGGACGCTGCTGCTTCCTAACGTGATCTGGCTCATCTTAATCTTCGGTGTTGCCCCAACATTAGCACTATGTAGTATAGGCTTAACTGTGATTATCTCTGCCAGAGTTAAAGGCTTCAAAGAAGCTCAGCAAATAAGCGTTGTACTTTTGCTACCTGTTTTGGGGTTGGTTTTTGCACAAATCTCCGGGTTGCTGATTCTGGGGCCAGCTGTGCTTGCTTTGCTCATAGCTATTTTCGCAGTCATCGATGTTGCGGTATTCTATGTTGGGACAAAACTTTTCCATCGCGAAGAAATCCTCTCCAAACCCGCATAG
- a CDS encoding ABC transporter ATP-binding protein — MIDTQNLTRTFGNLTAVDNLNLQIEKGEVFGFLGPNGAGKTTTIRMLACLIAPTKGTATVAGYNIHKDPLKVRQSVGILTENPSLYERLTAYENMDFFAQAYGITDATERQRRIQELLEFFRLWERRNDKVAGFSKGMKQKLAIVRATVHRPPVLFLDEPTAGLDPESAKEIRDMMAQLSEHEKCTILLSTHHLEDAEKLCRRVLIMNKGKCLLVGTPDELRQRISGIPVIEVNLTEVTSKVLAAVNATSMAQEVKQRQTTLLVSVKDARLATPELVRAIVEAEGQILSVNVLRPSLEEAYLKLVKGGETQ; from the coding sequence ATGATCGACACCCAAAACCTAACCCGAACATTCGGCAACCTAACAGCCGTAGACAACCTTAACCTACAGATAGAAAAAGGAGAAGTCTTCGGTTTCCTCGGCCCAAACGGTGCAGGCAAAACAACCACCATCCGCATGCTCGCATGTCTAATCGCGCCCACCAAAGGCACAGCAACCGTCGCAGGATACAACATCCACAAAGACCCCCTAAAAGTACGCCAATCAGTAGGCATACTCACAGAAAACCCTAGCCTCTACGAACGCCTAACTGCATACGAAAACATGGATTTCTTCGCCCAAGCCTACGGAATCACCGACGCAACCGAGAGACAGAGGAGAATCCAAGAGTTGCTGGAGTTTTTCCGCCTTTGGGAACGCCGAAACGATAAGGTTGCGGGTTTCAGTAAGGGTATGAAGCAGAAACTCGCCATCGTTCGCGCCACTGTGCATAGGCCGCCTGTGCTTTTTTTGGATGAACCCACTGCGGGTTTAGACCCTGAGTCAGCTAAAGAGATACGGGATATGATGGCTCAGTTAAGTGAGCACGAAAAATGCACAATACTGCTAAGTACACATCACTTGGAAGATGCTGAGAAACTCTGCAGGCGAGTATTGATTATGAATAAAGGTAAGTGTCTTCTAGTTGGTACACCTGACGAGTTGCGGCAAAGAATAAGCGGAATACCAGTCATCGAAGTGAACTTGACAGAGGTAACATCTAAGGTTTTGGCAGCAGTAAACGCCACTTCTATGGCTCAGGAAGTAAAACAGCGACAAACCACCCTGCTTGTTAGCGTGAAGGACGCCCGTTTAGCAACTCCCGAACTCGTGCGGGCTATTGTGGAGGCAGAAGGCCAAATCCTCTCCGTTAACGTTTTGCGTCCTTCGCTCGAAGAGGCGTACCTCAAGTTAGTCAAGGGAGGAGAAACACAATGA
- a CDS encoding winged helix-turn-helix domain-containing protein, which produces MKLVKFLDQKGTILVSDPLNQTILKNLVLSEYSVSELAQKLNVPTLKLWRRIQKLQNASLIELCRTEKVGNLERKFYRASATAYMPQQQYLEFKPKNPNLQKAFEIYTAIQREIMTKVAVYGEVPKDVNAVDFSFYATMQAFVQIFMEPTALKKIEELSEKILKYQQETPHLKIEPTR; this is translated from the coding sequence ATGAAACTAGTAAAATTCCTCGACCAAAAAGGCACCATACTTGTCTCTGACCCACTCAACCAAACAATCCTAAAAAACTTAGTCTTATCCGAATATTCCGTCTCAGAATTAGCTCAAAAACTTAATGTTCCAACCCTTAAACTTTGGCGCAGAATTCAAAAACTCCAAAACGCCAGCCTAATAGAACTCTGTCGAACAGAAAAAGTAGGCAACTTAGAGAGGAAATTTTACCGTGCATCTGCAACAGCCTACATGCCACAACAGCAATACCTCGAATTTAAACCCAAAAACCCCAACCTGCAAAAAGCCTTCGAAATCTACACCGCCATCCAGCGGGAAATAATGACCAAGGTTGCTGTTTATGGCGAAGTCCCAAAAGATGTAAACGCAGTGGATTTCTCGTTTTATGCAACCATGCAAGCCTTTGTCCAGATATTCATGGAACCAACAGCACTTAAAAAAATAGAAGAACTGTCAGAAAAAATTTTGAAATACCAACAAGAAACACCACACCTAAAAATCGAGCCCACAAGATAA
- a CDS encoding insulinase family protein yields MSANLVWHKNTLPNGLTVLEYPRQSSNTAQISLAVKYGSNQEPKKAAGIAHFLEHMLAGGSEQRIQRSRSIENYGGILDFYTDREHVLATIDVLPEKLSEASRILSELFFGDTFEKDKFELERKIILNELAEVEDDPSVKVDQMLLESLFKNHPIRRPVGGYPRTIKQVELNQIKQAQLVNYVPPNMILTLSGKLPQKALEETIQGFQNQPKGNALPEEKQATETHKPKPCVVGEKAGIRQTYLSIGARTISATHKDAPALDLIATLLSGGTSSRLFIELREKNAVTYDVSSTHCKGADFGYFSVNCAVNNSKVDKARKLILKELAALGNEDICADELERTKQIWLGSLLRGMDSIHDTLEIITYMETQFRSEFALRDYVAKIKALKKEDIRQAASRHLNEDSLCTALLTPK; encoded by the coding sequence ATGTCCGCAAATCTGGTTTGGCACAAAAATACTCTCCCTAACGGTTTAACTGTCTTAGAGTACCCAAGGCAATCATCTAATACCGCTCAGATATCACTCGCTGTCAAGTACGGGTCAAACCAGGAACCTAAAAAAGCAGCTGGAATCGCCCATTTCCTCGAACACATGCTTGCCGGAGGCTCCGAACAAAGAATCCAACGCTCCCGCAGCATAGAAAACTACGGTGGCATATTGGATTTCTACACTGATCGAGAGCATGTGCTTGCCACGATTGATGTTTTACCAGAGAAATTAAGTGAAGCCTCTCGAATTCTTTCTGAGTTATTCTTTGGGGACACCTTTGAAAAGGACAAGTTTGAGTTGGAACGCAAAATAATCCTCAATGAACTCGCTGAGGTGGAAGATGACCCCTCAGTGAAGGTGGACCAGATGCTTCTAGAGAGCCTCTTCAAGAACCACCCGATTAGGCGACCCGTAGGTGGTTACCCAAGAACCATAAAACAAGTTGAATTAAACCAAATAAAGCAGGCTCAACTCGTAAACTACGTACCCCCAAACATGATTTTGACGCTCTCAGGAAAATTGCCTCAAAAAGCTCTCGAAGAAACAATACAAGGATTCCAAAACCAGCCAAAAGGAAACGCATTACCCGAAGAAAAACAGGCAACTGAAACCCACAAACCAAAACCATGTGTCGTTGGAGAAAAAGCAGGAATAAGACAAACATACCTAAGCATAGGTGCACGCACAATTTCCGCTACTCACAAAGATGCACCCGCCCTAGACTTGATAGCGACACTACTCAGCGGGGGCACAAGTTCCCGTCTTTTTATAGAACTGCGAGAAAAAAACGCGGTTACCTACGATGTCAGTTCGACACATTGCAAAGGCGCAGATTTCGGATACTTTAGCGTAAACTGTGCAGTAAACAACTCCAAGGTAGACAAGGCCAGAAAACTGATTCTTAAAGAGTTAGCCGCTTTGGGGAATGAAGATATCTGCGCTGACGAGTTAGAGCGGACTAAACAGATTTGGCTAGGCAGTCTGCTTAGAGGTATGGATAGTATTCATGACACTTTAGAAATAATTACCTACATGGAAACCCAGTTCAGAAGCGAGTTTGCACTGAGAGATTATGTTGCTAAGATAAAGGCGCTAAAAAAAGAGGACATCCGCCAAGCCGCTTCAAGGCATTTAAACGAAGATTCTCTCTGTACCGCTCTGCTTACCCCAAAATAA
- a CDS encoding translation elongation factor-like protein, with product MEDAIIEIGTITHYFSKINVAVVKLTLPLSVGDRIQIKGPSTDFEQTVESIQIDRNPIPRAEGGESIGLKLNQHAHEKDVVYKKL from the coding sequence TTGGAAGACGCCATAATCGAAATCGGCACAATAACCCATTACTTCTCAAAAATAAACGTTGCAGTAGTAAAATTAACCCTGCCCCTCTCAGTCGGCGACCGCATCCAAATAAAGGGGCCATCAACAGATTTTGAGCAAACAGTGGAATCCATCCAGATAGACCGCAACCCTATACCGCGAGCGGAAGGCGGAGAAAGCATCGGTTTAAAACTAAACCAGCATGCGCACGAAAAAGACGTAGTGTACAAGAAACTTTAG
- a CDS encoding TIGR04084 family radical SAM/SPASM domain-containing protein — protein sequence MFFHVILTSDCNLQCKYCFGESLDDFDEEFGDDIEVDYNLPRKFNYDIALLERFCRQDPECVLTFYGGEPLMQVEKLREIMDKVSPKMYMMQTNGLLLHKLEPKYVNRFHTLLVSLDGEEALTDYYRGAGTYRKVIDNLKLIKQNGYQGELIARMTIMEQTDIEKQVKYLLNNPEFSFTSVHWQLNAGFWGNDYQRRNFEEWTKTSYIPGVDRLVHFWVDQMEQEGTVLKLYPLLGIANSFLNEEKECLMRCGSGWINYSIQTDGYILPCPTMWGMKAYYLGHIKTANPLQLPKMFVQEKPCSQCKILGVCGGRCLYTNITKRWTEDAYSKVCYTVERLIASVQSEVPRMQRLIENGKLSLQDFDYVKYNGAEIIP from the coding sequence ATGTTCTTCCATGTGATCCTCACCAGCGACTGCAACTTGCAATGCAAATACTGTTTTGGCGAGAGTTTAGACGATTTTGATGAAGAATTCGGCGACGACATAGAAGTCGACTACAACTTGCCCCGCAAATTCAACTACGACATTGCGTTGCTGGAGAGGTTTTGCCGTCAAGACCCCGAGTGTGTGTTAACCTTCTATGGCGGGGAACCGCTGATGCAGGTTGAGAAGCTTCGAGAAATCATGGATAAAGTGTCGCCTAAAATGTACATGATGCAAACCAACGGATTACTCCTGCATAAACTCGAACCAAAATACGTTAACCGCTTCCACACCCTGCTCGTTTCACTTGACGGCGAAGAAGCCCTAACCGACTATTACCGAGGCGCTGGAACGTACAGAAAAGTCATCGACAACCTCAAACTCATAAAACAAAACGGCTACCAAGGCGAATTAATCGCACGCATGACCATCATGGAGCAAACCGACATAGAAAAACAAGTCAAATACCTCCTAAACAACCCAGAATTTTCCTTCACATCAGTTCATTGGCAACTCAACGCAGGGTTCTGGGGCAACGACTATCAACGCCGTAACTTTGAGGAATGGACCAAAACCAGCTACATCCCAGGCGTGGATCGTTTGGTTCATTTCTGGGTTGACCAAATGGAACAAGAAGGCACGGTGCTTAAGCTTTATCCTCTTTTGGGCATTGCAAACTCATTTCTCAACGAAGAAAAGGAGTGTTTGATGCGCTGCGGTAGCGGTTGGATAAACTACTCAATCCAAACTGATGGCTACATTTTACCTTGTCCAACCATGTGGGGTATGAAAGCTTACTATTTGGGGCACATAAAAACCGCGAACCCCCTGCAGCTGCCCAAAATGTTTGTTCAGGAAAAACCCTGCAGCCAATGCAAAATCCTTGGCGTCTGCGGCGGCCGCTGCCTATACACAAACATTACTAAACGCTGGACAGAGGACGCCTACAGCAAAGTGTGCTATACTGTGGAACGGTTGATTGCGTCGGTCCAGAGTGAAGTGCCAAGAATGCAGAGGTTGATTGAAAACGGTAAACTGTCCCTGCAAGACTTTGATTACGTGAAGTACAACGGTGCAGAAATCATTCCCTAA
- a CDS encoding MFS transporter: MAIDYLYLKMYKKIVQSIPGLFLLANSLSWFSLTMLAIGDVAHGHPIVEILLIASAYFGSLIAAAFIGSMLPNRTINNRIFLLTWVFLGVISCLIFSLWSATDLFAIILRSLLLGLSAGVGIPACFSFFGNLTKTENRGKVGAVLFFTIQLLTAIVLFSASSIILEQQFQILAFWRLLAIFAIIFYKPIAQKTDLLKTSYISIIKERTFLLYFLPWFLFTLINFIEAPIIETFFGDLYTTSVITTTIISSISAIFVGILCDRKGRKIASILGFVLLGLGYAFLSFLGGPAKPIAQYLYILCDGIAWGALFVCFVFVIWGDLSEGKIRQKYYFIGSIPFLLSGLIEILIRSFISSVDVTAAFSLASFFLFLAIVPLLFAAETLPEKALKERDLKSYVEKAQKMVSKETKKKQKKEENTQETEKEESEKEDNSKEYEEAKKLAEKYY, from the coding sequence GTGGCGATTGATTATCTATACTTAAAGATGTACAAAAAGATAGTGCAAAGTATTCCAGGTCTATTCCTGCTTGCTAACAGCCTGTCATGGTTTAGCCTCACGATGTTAGCCATCGGAGATGTTGCACATGGGCACCCTATCGTTGAAATCTTGTTAATTGCTAGTGCTTATTTTGGAAGTTTAATTGCCGCCGCTTTTATTGGCTCCATGCTTCCAAATAGAACAATAAACAATCGAATTTTTCTATTAACTTGGGTATTCTTAGGAGTTATCAGTTGCTTAATATTTTCTCTATGGTCAGCTACTGATCTATTTGCCATAATTTTACGGTCACTTCTTCTTGGTTTATCCGCAGGAGTCGGGATACCCGCATGCTTTTCTTTTTTCGGTAACTTAACTAAAACGGAAAATCGTGGAAAAGTGGGTGCGGTACTCTTTTTCACTATTCAACTACTCACAGCTATAGTTCTGTTTTCGGCGTCTTCAATCATTTTGGAGCAACAATTCCAAATACTTGCATTCTGGAGACTTTTAGCGATATTCGCAATTATTTTCTATAAACCCATAGCACAGAAAACAGATCTGCTCAAAACAAGCTACATTTCAATTATCAAAGAACGCACGTTTCTGCTGTATTTTCTACCTTGGTTTCTCTTTACATTAATTAATTTTATCGAAGCACCCATCATTGAAACCTTTTTCGGCGACCTCTACACAACATCAGTAATTACAACAACCATCATCAGCAGCATTTCTGCAATATTCGTAGGCATACTTTGTGACAGAAAAGGACGAAAAATCGCAAGCATTTTAGGTTTTGTTCTCTTAGGTTTAGGCTATGCCTTTTTAAGTTTCTTAGGTGGCCCTGCTAAACCAATAGCGCAATACCTCTACATTTTATGTGATGGGATTGCGTGGGGTGCTCTCTTTGTTTGCTTCGTATTTGTAATATGGGGTGACTTGTCTGAAGGGAAAATACGGCAAAAGTACTACTTCATTGGCAGCATACCCTTTTTGCTTTCAGGATTGATTGAAATTCTAATTCGATCCTTTATTAGCAGTGTGGATGTTACAGCTGCCTTTTCGTTGGCTAGCTTCTTCTTATTCTTAGCCATTGTTCCTCTGCTTTTTGCAGCTGAAACGTTACCTGAAAAAGCCCTGAAGGAAAGAGACCTCAAAAGCTACGTTGAGAAAGCTCAAAAAATGGTTTCTAAGGAAACAAAGAAAAAACAGAAAAAAGAAGAAAACACCCAAGAAACCGAAAAAGAAGAGAGCGAAAAAGAAGATAACTCGAAAGAATACGAAGAAGCAAAGAAGTTGGCGGAAAAATACTATTAA
- a CDS encoding polyprenyl synthetase family protein yields the protein MSKESNAKKLIAVLNQKSHKSIQLAKQTILEKKFSSENINQIIQKYISGWNDATRPGTLALAYEAAGGKTSDVENLQAALLLIDVTMDIHDDIIDESTMKKNKKTVYGRLGKNSTLLLGDAFMVEGFSQLYKAVENLPKTQQEKIMATVQDFLIEVVDAHLIESQLKNKKWTLTPETYLQVLTKKAADIDGRMRAGAIYGGGTDEEIEILSKLGRNLGILLIIRAEFVDIYDSDELSNRVKNECLPLPILYAIRNRGIKTKIKQVLDSKEIGESECEEVLALLEKSTDIAELKSYLAKIVQESLTLLGKLNENQAKKHLQQLFVSLLEDL from the coding sequence ATGTCAAAAGAGAGTAACGCAAAAAAACTTATTGCCGTTTTGAATCAGAAAAGTCATAAATCAATCCAGTTGGCAAAACAAACCATTCTTGAAAAAAAATTCAGCTCAGAAAACATTAACCAAATTATTCAAAAATATATTTCAGGTTGGAATGATGCCACAAGGCCTGGAACATTAGCATTAGCCTATGAAGCTGCAGGTGGAAAAACAAGTGATGTTGAAAACTTACAAGCCGCATTATTGCTTATCGATGTAACGATGGATATTCATGATGACATCATTGACGAATCCACTATGAAAAAGAATAAAAAAACGGTTTATGGGAGACTCGGAAAAAACTCGACTTTACTCCTCGGCGATGCATTCATGGTCGAAGGCTTCAGTCAACTCTACAAAGCAGTAGAAAACTTGCCCAAAACGCAACAAGAAAAAATAATGGCAACAGTTCAAGATTTTCTGATAGAAGTTGTTGATGCCCATTTAATAGAATCACAACTTAAAAACAAAAAATGGACACTAACACCTGAAACCTACCTTCAAGTTTTGACAAAAAAGGCCGCTGATATAGATGGGCGCATGAGAGCAGGCGCAATCTACGGTGGAGGAACTGATGAAGAAATCGAAATTTTAAGTAAACTTGGACGAAACCTGGGGATTTTACTTATTATTCGTGCGGAGTTCGTTGACATATACGACTCTGACGAGTTATCTAACAGGGTAAAGAATGAATGTTTGCCTTTGCCCATTCTATACGCAATTAGAAACAGAGGCATTAAAACAAAAATCAAGCAGGTTCTGGACAGCAAAGAAATTGGAGAAAGCGAGTGTGAAGAAGTCTTAGCGCTACTTGAAAAATCAACCGATATAGCAGAACTCAAGAGTTACCTTGCTAAAATAGTGCAAGAATCTTTGACGTTGCTTGGAAAATTAAATGAAAATCAAGCAAAGAAACACCTACAACAACTGTTTGTTTCCTTGCTTGAAGATCTTTAG